The genomic segment GGCGAGGCAGACCTTCTTGGCCTCGCGCGTGGAGCCGCCCTTCTCGGGGAAGAAGGACTCGGGGTCGGTCTGGGCGCACAGTGCGCGCTCCTGCCAGCCGAGTTCCTCGTCCGCGTCCTCGACCAGCAGTTCCTGAACCAGCTCGGTCATGTGCGCCCCTCGTCTGTCTGTGCGTCCCCGTGGTGCTGCTGTGCCGGTTTCGGGTGAACGACACGAGTGAAATTACAAGTGTGCCGATCCGGGCCAGTCAAGCCGAGATCTGCTATTGGGCCCCTTATTCACTCTGCGGAACCAAGGCTGTGCGGAAAGTGTTCAAATCGGCCTAAACCATGACACCGTTCGGCAGCCCGTCCGGCGCTCCGCAACGCGTTCCCCCAAAAAGTGATCTCAGTCGGAGATCACCCGGTCGGGTCTCAACGAGAAAGACGACGATGTTTGAGCGTCGGTTGCTGCGCCATGTGTCCGGAGGGGCATCTGCACAAACCTTTCGCCTGACAGAACAACCGGATGAGGTGAAACATATTCCGCATAGTGGACATTGAGTTGACACCGGAGGTGTGAAGCGCTGTTCTGGTGGGCATGCTCGCGAACCTGGCTCTTTCGATGACCCGCACCAGCGGGTCCATCGGTGCTGCCCACGCGCGCTGCTGCTGTTCCTGCTCCAGCTGTTGAGTCCACTCCAGCTGTAGAGCCGTCGTACCGCACGACCTTTCTTCGCTCTGCTCTCCCTGCGCTTCCCCTCCCTCGCGACACCCCAGCACTCTCACGTTGAGGAACCAC from the Streptomyces venezuelae genome contains:
- a CDS encoding WhiB family transcriptional regulator, with product MTELVQELLVEDADEELGWQERALCAQTDPESFFPEKGGSTREAKKVCLACEVRSECLEYALANDERFGIWGGLSERERRRLKKAAV